GGGCAACACGCTGGACGTGGCCTGGCGCAAGGGGTGCCTGCGCAAGCTGGAGGCGTGCATCCGCGCAAGCGAGGAGAAGATCTGCGCGGCGGTGGCGCGCGATCTGGGCAAACATCCCTTTGAGACGGTGGAGACGGAGATCGCGCTGGTACTGGAGGAAATCCGCTTTGCGCTGCGCCATCTGGACGGTTGGGCGCGCGCAAGGCGCGTGCGCACGCCCATCGCGCACTTTCCCTCGCGCAGCTATATCGTGCCCGAGCCCTACGGGGTGTGCCTCATCCTGGCGCCGTGGAACTACCCATTCCAGCTGGCGTTTTCCCCGCTGGTGGGCGCGGTAGCGGCGGGCAACTGCGTACTGCTGCGCGGCTCCTCCAGCGCCCCGCACGTGGCGGATGTGATGCAGGATATCGCGCGGCAATGCTTTGCGCCGGAACATGTTACGGTGCTGGGCAGGGAAGTCGAAAGCAGCGCGGCGGTATGGGAGGCCCGCTACGATCACATCTTTTTCACCGGCAGCGTGCCTGTGGGCAAGATCGTCATGGCACAGGCGGCCCGGCACCTGACGCCGGTGGTGCTGGAGCTGGGCGGCAAGAGCCCCTGCATCGTGGCGCGGGACTGTGACGTGCAGATCGCCGCGCGGCGCATCCTGTGGGGCAAGTGCATCAACGCAGGGCAGACCTGCGTAGCGCCTGATTACTGCCTGGTGGAAGCGCCGGTGGCCCAGGCGCTGCTTGACGCTATGAAAAAAGAGCTGCACCATTTTTACGGAGACAATCCGCTGGAAAGCGGTGATCTTGCCCGCATCGTCAATGAAAAACAGTACCGCCGTCTGCGCGCGCTGATGCAGGGGATGCGCATCGCGGCAGGAGGAAGGATGGACGATGGGGCGCTGCGCATCGAACCGACGCTGCTTATGGACTGCCCGCTGGATGCGCCCATCATGCAGGAGGAGATCTTCGGGCCGCTGCTGCCCGTGATCTCCGTAAAGAGCATTGCGCAGGCGCTAGAGATTGTGGCGGGTTATGAAAAGCCGCTGGCGCTCTATTTATTTACCGCGGACAAGGCGCTACAGCGCCGGATTGTGCGCAGCGTGCCTTTTGGCGGCGGCTGTATCAACGATACGGTGGTGCACCTGGCTACGCCCCACCTGCCCTTTGGCGGGGTGGGCTACAGTGGTATGGGGCAGTACCACGGCAAAAGAAGCTTTGATTGCTTCAGCCATCCAAAGAGCGTGCTGCAAAAGGCGCGGCATACGGACGTCATGCTGCGCTACCCGCCCTACAGCGAGCAAAAGTTTCGCTGGCTGCGGCGCATCATGCTGCGCTAAGCAGGATGATGTGCGCTGTGCGCGCAAAGCGTGCAGTGCCGTTCTGGTCCCTTTGCCGGTACGCCCCGCATAAACTGGGAGCATGGGGGGGGCAAAACCGCATGAGAGAAATGAAGGGATACGCATGAAGCATGATCAAACGACCGGCGCGCCGCTCAGCGGCGCGGAGGTGTATACGGTTACAGCGGGGGAGAACATTGTGGAACTGGGCGCGCGCCTGGGGATACACTGGCGCGACATCGCCGCGTTTAACCGGCTGGCGCCTCCCTATACGCTTGTGAAAGGCCAGCGTCTGCGCCTACCGTGCGACGGCGGCGCGCGCACGTACTGCGTCCGCTGCGGCGACACGCTGCGCACCATCGGCGCGCGCCTGGATGTGGTATGGCGCGATATTGCCGCGCTCAACCACATTGCACCGCCCTATACGCTCTACGTGGGCCAGCAGCTGCGCATCCCGGCGCGCACAGGAAAAAAGAGCTAGACAATGGCGGTATACAAAAAAGGCATGTGCCCGCCGCGGCCTTATGGCCGGGCAAGCGCGTGCCTTTTTTAAGCAAAAACTGGTGTGCGCGAGCGCATTTTTAGAGCGAGGCAACGAAGCTTTTGAGATCCTCCAGTTCCTTGATCAGCGGCACGCCGATCACCTTGGCAAGTGCCTGGTTCAGCTCCTCGTACTGGTTGCCCGTCACCTCGATCTGGTCATACTGGTGCTCACGCAGCTGCGCGAGGCGCTCGTCGATCTTGCGGATGATCTGCTCCTTGATCTGTTGACTGCTCATTGAAAAACCCTCCTGTTTTTACGGTTAGATTGCGGCATAGGAGGCATTTTTATGCGCACAAAGGAAGACTTGCGCGCTTTCGACAACGACATGGCGCCAGCTGGTTTTACAAAAGGCGCTTTGATGCGTGCGATGCATACAAAAAAAGCCCCGCCGCGGCGGGGCTTTACGGCGCGATTTATTTTGCCAGCGCCTTTTTGACGCCGTCTGCAATGTCCTGCGGCTGCACGTGCAGCATCTGTGCGATTTCCTCCAGGCGGCCCACCACGCCATAGCGATCGCGGATGCCCACGCGCACCAGCTTGCCGCCGCAGCCCGATTCGGCCATGACCTCGGCCACCGCGCTTCCCAGGCCGCCGATGATGGAGCCGTTCTCCGCGGTGACCACCGGTCCGCGCCTGCAGGCAGAGACGACGGCCTCCTCGTCGATGGGCTTGATGGTGTGCATATCGTATACGGCCGCGTCGATGCCCTCGGAGGCGAGCATCTCGGCCGCGGCGACGGCGTAGGCCACCATCAGGTTGTTCGCAAAGATGGTGACGTCCCTGCCTTCACGTACGCAGTTGGCCTTGCCCATGACGATCTGTGTGCCCTCGTCATAGACGCGTATGGGCTTGCTGCGCACAAAGCGGAAGTACGTTGGATCCGGATCGCGCATCACCTGGGGCAGCAGCGCCTCCAGCGCCACGTTGTCGCAGGCGTCCACCACCTTAAAGCGGGGGATATCGCGCATGATGGCCGCGTCCACAATGCTCAAGTGCGTGCCGCCGTTGAGCTCGGAGTAGATGCCCGGCGTGGTGCCGATCACCTTGCAGTTCTGTCCCGCGTAGCCGATGGACAGGTAGAGCTGATCGTAGCAGCGGCGGGTGATAAAGGGGGCGTGCGAGTGTACCACGGGGATAAAGCCGGTGGCGGACAGGCCGGAGGAGATGCAGATGGAATTGGCCTCCGCAATGCCACAGTTGACAAATCGGTCGGGCAGCGCCTCGGCAAAGCGATTTGCCTCCAGCGCCGAGCCGGTGTCGTTTTCCACCAGGATAATGGGCAGCTCCCGGGCAAGGGCGATCAGCCCATCGCAAAACAGCCTGCTGCCCACGCGTTCATCGTATGTAAACATGCTTTTCTTCGCTCCTTTTCTGCAGCCGTGGGGAAATTACATCTGATCGATATAACGGCACGAGGCCTCGTAGTCCTCGCGGGTGACGCGCGTGATGTGCACGCGCTTGTCCCCCTCCAGAGGCTGGAAGCCGCGTCCCTTGACGGTGTGCGCAATGATGCAGCTGGGGCCGTCCTTGTAGGCCTTGGCCGCGTCAATGGCCTCGGAGATGGCGCCGATATCGTGCCCGTCAATCTCCACGGTGTTGAATTTGAACGCCCGCATCTTTTCCGCCAGCGGTTCCACGTCCAGCACATCGATGACCGCGTCGCCCGACTGCAGCTTGTTGCGGTCGATAAACACGATGAAATTGTTGAGCTTGTGGACGCCTGCAAACATGAATGCCTCCCAAACCAGACCCTCCTGCAGCTCGCCGTCGCCCACCATGGCGTAGACGGTGTAATCCTTCTTTTTCAGCCTGGCGCCCAGCGCGTGGCCCACTGCGCAGGAGATGCCCTGGCCCAGAGAGCCGGTGGTTTGGT
Above is a window of Maliibacterium massiliense DNA encoding:
- a CDS encoding aldehyde dehydrogenase, translating into MHIAQLVQSQRAYFAAGNTLDVAWRKGCLRKLEACIRASEEKICAAVARDLGKHPFETVETEIALVLEEIRFALRHLDGWARARRVRTPIAHFPSRSYIVPEPYGVCLILAPWNYPFQLAFSPLVGAVAAGNCVLLRGSSSAPHVADVMQDIARQCFAPEHVTVLGREVESSAAVWEARYDHIFFTGSVPVGKIVMAQAARHLTPVVLELGGKSPCIVARDCDVQIAARRILWGKCINAGQTCVAPDYCLVEAPVAQALLDAMKKELHHFYGDNPLESGDLARIVNEKQYRRLRALMQGMRIAAGGRMDDGALRIEPTLLMDCPLDAPIMQEEIFGPLLPVISVKSIAQALEIVAGYEKPLALYLFTADKALQRRIVRSVPFGGGCINDTVVHLATPHLPFGGVGYSGMGQYHGKRSFDCFSHPKSVLQKARHTDVMLRYPPYSEQKFRWLRRIMLR
- a CDS encoding LysM peptidoglycan-binding domain-containing protein, which produces MKHDQTTGAPLSGAEVYTVTAGENIVELGARLGIHWRDIAAFNRLAPPYTLVKGQRLRLPCDGGARTYCVRCGDTLRTIGARLDVVWRDIAALNHIAPPYTLYVGQQLRIPARTGKKS
- a CDS encoding transketolase C-terminal domain-containing protein; the protein is MFTYDERVGSRLFCDGLIALARELPIILVENDTGSALEANRFAEALPDRFVNCGIAEANSICISSGLSATGFIPVVHSHAPFITRRCYDQLYLSIGYAGQNCKVIGTTPGIYSELNGGTHLSIVDAAIMRDIPRFKVVDACDNVALEALLPQVMRDPDPTYFRFVRSKPIRVYDEGTQIVMGKANCVREGRDVTIFANNLMVAYAVAAAEMLASEGIDAAVYDMHTIKPIDEEAVVSACRRGPVVTAENGSIIGGLGSAVAEVMAESGCGGKLVRVGIRDRYGVVGRLEEIAQMLHVQPQDIADGVKKALAK
- a CDS encoding transketolase codes for the protein MDDQKLFSLKQTAREIRKWTLEMLYKLDDRGHVGGSLSLVDIATVLYFDKMRIRPQEPHWEDRDRFILSKGHAGPGLYATLAKRGYFPKDMLFTLNLPETNLPSHCDMLRTPGIDQTTGSLGQGISCAVGHALGARLKKKDYTVYAMVGDGELQEGLVWEAFMFAGVHKLNNFIVFIDRNKLQSGDAVIDVLDVEPLAEKMRAFKFNTVEIDGHDIGAISEAIDAAKAYKDGPSCIIAHTVKGRGFQPLEGDKRVHITRVTREDYEASCRYIDQM